One Sphingobium sp. Cam5-1 genomic window, ACCCCAATTGGGCGCCGATCTCGATCATCTCCGCCCAGCTCCAGCCCGCCAAGGCGAACCCGGTGCAGGAAATCGCCTATTCGCTCGCCATCGCCTGCGCCCATATCGACGCGGTGCTGGAGCGCGGGCTCGATATCGACACGGTCGCGCCCTACATCAATCACTTCGTCGTCAATGTGGACATGGATTTCTTCGAAGGCGTCTGCAAGCTGCGCGCCTTCCGCAAATGCTGGGCGCGGTTGATGAAGGAGCGTTACGGCGCGTCAAAGCCCGAAGCGCTAAAAATCCGCATGATGACCTCGCCCACCACCATCGCGCTGACGCTCCAGCAGCCGCTCAACAATATCGCCCGGCTCGGCATCATGGCGACAGCCTGCGCGCTGGGCGGGGCAGGGGAGGCGATGACCACGCCGCTTTATGACGAGGCCCACGCCCTGCCTGCCGAAAACGCCATCCGCGTTGGCGCCGCGATCCAGCATATCGTCGCCTACGAAACCGGCGTTGCGGAGACGATCGACCCCCTCGCAGGCTCCTACTATGTCGAGACCCTCACCAAGCAGATGGAGGATGCCGCCTTCGCCGAAATGGACAAGATCTTCGCCATGGGCGGGGCGCTCAAAGCCATCGAGACCGGCTATATCCAGCGCGCGCTCGGCCGCGAACAATATGAGCGCAACAAGGACGTAGAGGAAGGCCGCCGCAAATGGGTCGGCGTCAACCACCTCACCCGCGAAGACGAAGAACGCGAAATCGAAATCTTCCGCCTCGACGACGCGATGGAGGAAGAGCAAATCCGCAAGGTCCGCGACCTGCGCGCCCGCCGAGACCAGCCCGCCGTCGATGCAGCGCTGGAGAAGGTGCGCGAAGCCGCCCGCACCGGCGCGAACATGGTCCCGCCCTGCCTCGAAGCGGTAAAGCTCTACGCCACGCATGGCGAAATCTGCAACGCGATGCGCGACGTCTTCGGCGTCCACAGCGCCGACAGCCAGCTCATGGGGATTTAGCATGACCACATTCAAACGCCCCTTGCGCGTCCTGCTCGCAAAACTCGGCATGGACACCCACACGGTCGGCGTCACCGTCATCGGCCACGCCCTGCGCGAAGCGGGGATGGAGGTCATCTTCACTGGCCTCAAGCAGACCCCCGAAATGGTTTGCGCCGCCGCCGTGCAGGAGGATGTGGACGTCGTCGGCATCTCCACCCTATCCGCCGGTCACACCCGCAGCCTGCCCAAGCTCGCTCGCCTGCTCCGTGAAGCAGGTGCGGGCGACAAGCTGCTCGTCGCGGGCGGCGTCATCCCCGAAGAGGACAAGCCGATCCTTGAGGAAGCAGGCGTCGATCGCATCTTCACCATGGGTTCTGACACGCGCGACATCGTCGCCTATCTCGAAAGCTGGTGGGCAGCGCGGCTGGCGGAGGACGCCGCCTGATGATGCGAAACCCGGCGGAGGTTGCCGACCGCCTCCTTGCCGGAGACGTGGCGGCAGGCGCGCGCGCGATCCGCTGGCTGGACGACCGCGACCCGCGCGGCGCGCAGGTGCTTGGCCTCATCTACCCGCACACCGGCCGCGCCCAGCTGGTCGGCGTCACCGGCCCGCCCGGCGCAGGCAAATCCACCCTCACCGACACGCTCGTCACGCAATGGCGCAAGCGGGACCAGCGCGTCGCCGTCATCGCCGTCGATCCATCCAGCCCCTTCACCGGAGGCGCCATCCTCGGCGACCGCGTCCGCATGAGCCGCCACGCGCTCGACCCCGGCGTCTTCATCCGTTCGCTCGGCACGCGGGGCCACGCGGGCGGGCTGTCCCGCTCCACCCATGACGCCTGCCTCGTCTTCGACGCGATGGGCTATGACATCATCCTCATCGAAACCGTCGGCGTCGGGCAGGACGAAATCGATGTCGTGAACCTCGCCCACACCACCGTCATCGTCGCGGTGCCCGGCCTTGGCGATGAAATTCAGGCGGTGAAGGCGGGCCTCATGGAGGCAGGCGACATCTTCGTCGTGAACAAGGCCGACCGCGACGGCTATGACGCCACCCATCGCCAGATGGAACTGATGCTCCACCTGCGCGCCCAAACCGTCATGGACCAGCGCTGGGACGTGCCCCTCCTACGCGCTGTCGCGGCAAAGGGGGAGGGCGCGGACGCCATCGTCGACGCCATCGCCGCCCATCGCGCCTTCCTGCAAGAACAAGGGGACTTCATCAGCCGCAGCCGCCTGCGCGCGCGGGAACAGCTCTTCTCGCTAGTCCGCGACGCCCTCGCATCCCGCGCAATGACCCTGTGCGGCGACGCCATCCTCGATCAGGTAGAGATGCGGCAGCTTGATCCCTACGCCGCCGCAGAACAAATTGTCGCAGTCCTTCCCGACAAGAGTGCCCCCGCATGACCAAGTCCATCTGCGCTCTGGCCCACAAGCCGGGCACCACTCGCGAAGATTTCCAGCATTATTATGAAGAAAATCACGCTCCGATGGCGATCAGTCATTTCCCCTTCTCTGCTTATGCTCGCAATCACCTCACCGGGGCGCAGCTATTCCGCTGGGACACGATCAGCGAATTCTGGGCCGATGACATAGAGGCAGCGGCGGCACTCATGGCCGGACCAGTGGGAAAGATCATGGCCGCTGACGAGGAACGCTTCATGAACCGGCCTCTCATCGCCTCCGCCGGAGTGGAGGAAGTCATCCTTTCCCCTGGAAACCCCGCCGGAAGCGACGGCCGCCGAACAGCCTTGCTCGTTCAGCATGCCGCCGAAGGCGTCGATCTGCGCTCAGCGGTGATGGCGTGGGCGAAGGGATTCGCTAAGGACATGCCCGGCGTCTCGATCGACTTTACGACCAACTGGACCGCCCAAGCCTTTCCAGCAAAGGCCGTCCTGTGGCTGCCGGGATGGCAAGCCCAGGCCGCCATTCCGTACGGTCTTTCCACTCAAGCGCTGTTGATCCGCCATGTCACAACTCCGCCTTCGCAGTTGCTGGGCGCCCATTCCGCCTCTCGTTAGCGCTGAAATTGCCGGAGTGCAAATGTGCAACAGCGTAGAGATAAACATCAGATGTTACGCAGATTGGCACGATCATCCTTGATGTAAGCGATAATTGCGACTAACGGAGCTGCATCGGACATGTTTATCCATGTTCGGGGTCAACAGGCGCTTTTTCCCGTGTGGCGCGTGCAGATAACGATAAACAGCCGGGACTGTTGACCAAGAGCAGCATGTGTTTGGGAGGATGTATGAAATCCATATTGCTTGCGGGCGTTACCGCAATTTTGGTGCCTTTCTCGGTTTCGGCGAACGCTCAGGAACAAAGCGCCGTTCAGGAACCATCGGCCACTCTCGGTGATATCGTCGTGACTGCGCGCCGCTCTGCGGAAACGCTGCAGGACGTGCCTGTCGCCGTTACCGCGCTCAGCGGTGACTTCATCGAACGGCAGAACATCTCTGATCCGACCGACGTGCCGAACTTCGCGCCGAACATCACGATCGAACAGCAGCCGTCCAGCCTTTCGGCCGCGACCATCTACATTCGCGGCATCGGCAACAACGAACCTTCGGCCGTTTCCGAACAGGGCGTGGGCGTCTATCTCGACGGCGTCTACCTCGCCCGTGCGGCCGGTGCCGTGTTCGACCTTATCGATCTGGAACGGATCGAAGTGCTGCGCGGTCCTCAGGGCACGCTGTTCGGCCGCAACACCATCGGCGGCGCGCTCCAGCTGATCACGAAAAAGCCCGCCAACGACATGCATGTCACCGCGAAGGCGGGCTACGGCCGCTTCAACGAATGGTATGCCCGCGCGCGGCTCGATACCGGCTATATTCTGGGCGACGTGCTCAAGGCGTCGATCGCCTATCAGCATCGTGAGGGCGACGGCTATGTGAACAATACGCTCACCCCGGCCTCGCAGGACCCCGGTTCGCTCAATGCGGACTCGGTCGCGATCGGTTTGCAGGCGGATCTGGGCGATCTGACGGTCAATTACAGCTTCGATTATGACAATCGTAAGGGCACGCCTGCCTTCTTCCAGATCGTCGCTGCCACCCCGCTGGCGCAGGACTATTATTCGCAGTCGCCCAGTTTCGGCGGCGCGCCTTTCCTCGTCAGCCCGGATCGTCAGGGCACCGTTCAGCAGGCGGGCTTCACCGACCGCAACGGCAATTTCCGCTATGGCAGCAAGACCCGCGTTCAGGGTCATGGCCTGACGCTCAGCTATGAAGCAATTCCCGAGCTGACGCTCAAGTCGATCACCGGCTACCGGAAGTTCTTCCAGGACACGATCCTGAACCTGTCGGGTAACGGCGTGCTGCGTGGTCAAGTCGTAGACTTCGACTCACCCACTCTGGTCTCTGTGCAGGATGTTGTTCCCTACACCGGCAACAATGCGCCGCAGAAGCAGTGGCAGTTCAGCCAAGAATTCCAGGCTCTCGGCAAGGTCGGTGACCTCAGCTACCTGCTCGGCATGTATTATTTCTACGAAAAATCGTCGGAATATAACCAGCAGGCATTGACGATTCTGGCGCCGGTAGCTGCGCTTGATTTCTATGGCTTCCCCGCCGGAACTGCGGCAGCCGTAGCGGCAGCCAACCCGGGCCTGGCCACCGTTGGCATCAACGCCACGCCGGTTCAGGCATTCGGCGGCACGTCACAGTCGATGGCCCTGTTCGGCCAGGTCAGTTGGAAGCCGTCCTCGCTCGACGATAAGCTGGAAGTCACGCTGGGTGGCCGCCATACCGCCGACGACAAGACCATCTATCTGGCCGGTGACGTCTTCCCCGTGCAGCGTGGCCGCCGCAGCTTCGACAACTTCTCCTGGCTGGCATCGGTCAGCTATGAGGTGATGGACGATGTCATGGTCTATGGCCGCGTATCGACCGGCTATCGCTCGGGCGGCATCAACCCGCGCGGCGGCAGCATCAACGGCTTCGATCCCGAAAAGGCGACCTCTTATGAGGCGGGCTTCAAGTCGCAATGGTTCGACAATCGCCTGCGCCTGAACGTCGCTGGCTACATCACCGACTATGACGACCTTCAGGTGCAGCAGTTCGCCGCAGGCAGCGGCGGCGCCACCTCGCTGATCGTCAATGCGGGCAAGGTGCGCCTGTCGGGCTTCGAAGCGGAACTGACGGCAGCCCCCTTCCGTGGCTTCCAGATCGACGGTTCGGTCGGTTATGTGAAACATGACTATAAGACCTTCCTCTTCCGCGATCCGGGCACCAACACGGTGGTCGATGTCGCTGACGAAGCACGGCCGCTCTACACGCCAAAGTGGAACGTCCATGTCGGCGCTGAATATTCGCATCCCATCGGCGGCGGCGACACGCTCGTCCGTCTGCGTGGCGACTATTCCTATCGCACGAAGATCTACTTCAACGCGCTCGACAACACCGCGCCGTTCAACGAACAGATCGTTTCGCCCAGCCAGACCAACGTAAAGGCGCGTCTGTCGGTCGAAGGCTTCGATCTCGGCGGTGGCAAGCTCGACGTGGGTATCTGGGGCGACAATCTGCTGAACCAGAAGCGGCTGGTTTACGGCATCGACTTCGGCGCGCTGGGCTTCGCAGGGGCGACGTTCAACAAGCCGACCTCCTACGGCGTGGATGCCAAGATCGCCTTCTGATCAGACCTAAAAATCCTCCCCGCGCGAAGCGTGGGGAGGGGGGAGGGGAAAATGGCACAACCTGTGAAATTTCCCCTCCACCATTCGCTTCGCGAACGGTCCCCCTCCCCATCTCACGATAGGGAGGATCAATGTGCGCACTTCCACCCTTTAACGAAGAACTGCCTTGCACTGCTTAGCCCGAACCGGGTCAAGCGAACAACGAAAAGACGCCTCTAGAGCGCGCTGCGTTAAATCGGACGCAAGACGCGCGCTCTAGTTATTTGTTGCCGCATCGTTTGTTGCGCAAAACCGGTTCCCACTTTTGCGCACGATGCTCTAAATGACCTCAGCGGCTACTCATCCCCTGCCACCCAAGTCCCAGAGCTTTCTGAACATTGATAAAACTCACGGTCAGTCCTGCCGCCGCCTGCATCCTCGCCTGCGAAGCCGCCAAGACCAGCCGCCTTTGCTTCAAATAGTCTATTCCTGAAATCGTCCCCGCCTGACTCCGCTGCCGCGCAAGCTCCGCTCCGATCTTCGCCTGCCGTTCGGCCCGCGCCAGATCGGCCAGGCTTTCGCGCTGCCGCTGAAACCGCGCCAGTGAACCCTCGGCATCCTGCAACGCATTCAGCACCGCCGCGCGGTAATCCGCCGCCGCCTCATCCCGCTGCGCCTCCGCCGCATCGATCCGTGCGCGGGCTTTCCCGAAATCCAGGAAAGACCAACTGATCCGCGGCACTGCCGCGACCGTGAACTTGTCCAGATCGACCAGATCCTCCGGCGACGATCCGCCCAGCCCGATAAGCCCCAGGAAGCTGATATGCGGAAAGCGCGCCGCATCCGCCACGCCGATCCGTGCGGTCTGGGCGGCCAGCTTGCGTTCCGCCGCGCGTATATCGGGGCGGCGCTGCAACAGGGCGGCCGGATCACTCACCGCGACCTCGGCAGGGGGCAGCGGCAGAGCAGCCGACGGGTCGAGCAAGCCGTCCAGCGTCCCCGGCACCGCGCCGGTCAGCACCGCCAGCTTGTCCTTCAACGCGTCAATCTCGGCCCGCATCGGCGCCAACTGCGCGCGCGCGCGATCTCTGTCGGACTCCTGTTGCAGCAGTTCGCCTCGTGCAATCGTCCCCCGTTCAAAACGCTGCCGAGTTAGGGCAACCTCCTCATCCTGCAACGCCAACGCCTCGACAACCATAGCCAGGCGCTGCTGCCGATCGCGCAGCTCGACATAGCTTTGCGCAACCTCTGCCGACAGGCTGACGCGGGCGTCATCCAGCCCCGCCTCGCTCGCCGCGACATCGGCGCGCGTCGCCTCGAT contains:
- a CDS encoding cobalamin B12-binding domain-containing protein — protein: MTTFKRPLRVLLAKLGMDTHTVGVTVIGHALREAGMEVIFTGLKQTPEMVCAAAVQEDVDVVGISTLSAGHTRSLPKLARLLREAGAGDKLLVAGGVIPEEDKPILEEAGVDRIFTMGSDTRDIVAYLESWWAARLAEDAA
- a CDS encoding efflux transporter outer membrane subunit, whose translation is MRNRSAFAFALILTTACTAGPDYRGPADVAPAPPPHFVRGDAGAGPVEAAAPWWTSLGDPVLNQLMDRALAGNPRLDAAAARIRQARAALRQKRAEELPTINGSVIYAKARLPGQSEDGSASTLDLYNVGFDASWELDLFGGGRRAIEATRADVAASEAGLDDARVSLSAEVAQSYVELRDRQQRLAMVVEALALQDEEVALTRQRFERGTIARGELLQQESDRDRARAQLAPMRAEIDALKDKLAVLTGAVPGTLDGLLDPSAALPLPPAEVAVSDPAALLQRRPDIRAAERKLAAQTARIGVADAARFPHISFLGLIGLGGSSPEDLVDLDKFTVAAVPRISWSFLDFGKARARIDAAEAQRDEAAADYRAAVLNALQDAEGSLARFQRQRESLADLARAERQAKIGAELARQRSQAGTISGIDYLKQRRLVLAASQARMQAAAGLTVSFINVQKALGLGWQGMSSR
- a CDS encoding TonB-dependent receptor → MKSILLAGVTAILVPFSVSANAQEQSAVQEPSATLGDIVVTARRSAETLQDVPVAVTALSGDFIERQNISDPTDVPNFAPNITIEQQPSSLSAATIYIRGIGNNEPSAVSEQGVGVYLDGVYLARAAGAVFDLIDLERIEVLRGPQGTLFGRNTIGGALQLITKKPANDMHVTAKAGYGRFNEWYARARLDTGYILGDVLKASIAYQHREGDGYVNNTLTPASQDPGSLNADSVAIGLQADLGDLTVNYSFDYDNRKGTPAFFQIVAATPLAQDYYSQSPSFGGAPFLVSPDRQGTVQQAGFTDRNGNFRYGSKTRVQGHGLTLSYEAIPELTLKSITGYRKFFQDTILNLSGNGVLRGQVVDFDSPTLVSVQDVVPYTGNNAPQKQWQFSQEFQALGKVGDLSYLLGMYYFYEKSSEYNQQALTILAPVAALDFYGFPAGTAAAVAAANPGLATVGINATPVQAFGGTSQSMALFGQVSWKPSSLDDKLEVTLGGRHTADDKTIYLAGDVFPVQRGRRSFDNFSWLASVSYEVMDDVMVYGRVSTGYRSGGINPRGGSINGFDPEKATSYEAGFKSQWFDNRLRLNVAGYITDYDDLQVQQFAAGSGGATSLIVNAGKVRLSGFEAELTAAPFRGFQIDGSVGYVKHDYKTFLFRDPGTNTVVDVADEARPLYTPKWNVHVGAEYSHPIGGGDTLVRLRGDYSYRTKIYFNALDNTAPFNEQIVSPSQTNVKARLSVEGFDLGGGKLDVGIWGDNLLNQKRLVYGIDFGALGFAGATFNKPTSYGVDAKIAF
- a CDS encoding EthD domain-containing protein; translated protein: MTKSICALAHKPGTTREDFQHYYEENHAPMAISHFPFSAYARNHLTGAQLFRWDTISEFWADDIEAAAALMAGPVGKIMAADEERFMNRPLIASAGVEEVILSPGNPAGSDGRRTALLVQHAAEGVDLRSAVMAWAKGFAKDMPGVSIDFTTNWTAQAFPAKAVLWLPGWQAQAAIPYGLSTQALLIRHVTTPPSQLLGAHSASR
- the meaB gene encoding methylmalonyl Co-A mutase-associated GTPase MeaB, with the protein product MMRNPAEVADRLLAGDVAAGARAIRWLDDRDPRGAQVLGLIYPHTGRAQLVGVTGPPGAGKSTLTDTLVTQWRKRDQRVAVIAVDPSSPFTGGAILGDRVRMSRHALDPGVFIRSLGTRGHAGGLSRSTHDACLVFDAMGYDIILIETVGVGQDEIDVVNLAHTTVIVAVPGLGDEIQAVKAGLMEAGDIFVVNKADRDGYDATHRQMELMLHLRAQTVMDQRWDVPLLRAVAAKGEGADAIVDAIAAHRAFLQEQGDFISRSRLRAREQLFSLVRDALASRAMTLCGDAILDQVEMRQLDPYAAAEQIVAVLPDKSAPA
- a CDS encoding methylmalonyl-CoA mutase family protein: MNRPTGPIVPATNAIAQEEARWQQETRGPAIEGRPERRDPFVTQALKWPIKPLYTPADLDAVGFDYSADLGFPGEYPYTRSTRPNGHRSDFWTMTQVTGFGKGEDWAKRARYMLDQGLSGLILEYDLATTNGYDSDDPVVEGEVGRAGMALDSLEDLEKAFDLPFDKLKYLMSVCNAPQPVNLAMIIAALEKKGVDPKDFVLHIVNGILIEYTCVGRYIYPPEHGLRIATDCIDHIIRNHPNWAPISIISAQLQPAKANPVQEIAYSLAIACAHIDAVLERGLDIDTVAPYINHFVVNVDMDFFEGVCKLRAFRKCWARLMKERYGASKPEALKIRMMTSPTTIALTLQQPLNNIARLGIMATACALGGAGEAMTTPLYDEAHALPAENAIRVGAAIQHIVAYETGVAETIDPLAGSYYVETLTKQMEDAAFAEMDKIFAMGGALKAIETGYIQRALGREQYERNKDVEEGRRKWVGVNHLTREDEEREIEIFRLDDAMEEEQIRKVRDLRARRDQPAVDAALEKVREAARTGANMVPPCLEAVKLYATHGEICNAMRDVFGVHSADSQLMGI